The Sebastes umbrosus isolate fSebUmb1 chromosome 4, fSebUmb1.pri, whole genome shotgun sequence genome has a window encoding:
- the sephs1 gene encoding selenide, water dikinase 1 — translation MSVRESFNPESYELDKNFRLTRFAELKGTGCKVPQDVLQKLLETLQENHYQEDEQFLGAVMPRLGIGMDTCVIPLRHGGLSLVQTTDYIYPIVDDPYMMGRIACANVLSDLYAMGVTECDNMLMLLGVSNKMSEKERDKVMPLVIQGFKDASEEAGTSVTGGQTVLNPWVVMGGVATTVCQPNEFIMPDNAVPGDVLVLTKPLGTQVAVAVHQWLDIPEKWNKIKLVVTQEDVELAYHEAMMNMARLNRTAAGLMHTFNAHAATDITGFGILGHAQTLARQQRSEVSFVIHNLPVLAKMAAVSKACGNMFGLMHGTCPETSGGLLICLPREQAARFCAEIKSPKYGEGHQAWIIGIVEKGNRTARIIDKPRIIEVAPQAATQNVNPTPGATS, via the exons ACAAGAACTTCAGACTCACGCGCTTTGCTGAGCTCAAGGGCACAGGCTGCAAG GTGCCCCAAGATGTGTTACAGAAGCTGCTAGAAACCCTACAGGAGAACCACTATCAAGAGGATGAACAGTTCCTGGGGGCAGTTATGCCCCGATTAG gCATAGGAATGGACACCTGTGTGATCCCCCTCAGACACGGAGGCCTTTCTCTGGTCCAGACAACAGATTACATCTACCCCATTGTGGATGACCCCTACATGATG GGAAGAATTGCTTGTGCCAATGTTCTAAGTGACCTGTACGCCATGGGAGTGACGGAGTGCGACAACATGTTGATGCTTCTGGGAGTCAGCAACAAAATGTCAGAGAAG GAGAGAGACAAAGTCATGCCACTGGTCATCCAGGGATTCAAGGATGCATCAGAGGAGGCAGGCACATCTGTAACAGGAGGACAGACGGTGCTCAACCCCTGGGTGGTGATGGGAGGAGTTGCTACAACAGTCTGCCAACCCAACGAATTTATCAT GCCAGACAACGCCGTGCCAGGAGATGTGTTAGTGTTGACCAAGCCGCTTGGAACACAAGTGGCCGTTGCAGTACACCAGTGGCTAGATATT CCTGAGAAGTGGAACAAGATCAAGCTGGTGGTAACCCAGGAGGATGTAGAGCTGGCCTACCATGAAGCCATGATGAACATGGCTCGGCTCAACAGGACAG CGGCTGGTCTCATGCACACTTTCAACGCTCACGCAGCCACCGACATCACAGGTTTTGGCATCCTTGGCCACGCTCAGACGTTGGCACGGCAACAACGAAGCGAGGTGTCATTTGTCATCCACAACCTCCCAGTGCTCGCCAAGATGGCCGCCGTGTCCAAGGCCTGTGGGAACATGTTTGGACTCATGCACGGCACCTGTCCTGAAAcatcag GAGGCCTGCTCATCTGTCTGCCTCGGGAGCAGGCCGCCCGCTTCTGTGCAGAGATCAAATCCCCAAAATACGGCGAGGGCCACCAAGCGTGGATCATCGGGATTGTAGAGAAAGGAAACCGCACTGCTCGCATCATTGACAAACCACGGATCATAGAGGTGGCGCCGCAAGCAGCCACGCAGAATGTCAACCCAACTCCCGGTGCAACTTcttaa